The genomic interval GGAGCTGGGTGATGGTCTCCACAGCTTTCTGGTGTTTTTCATTAGCTTCAGCCAGGGAgacctgaaaaaacaacaaatattgACTTTATTTAgtcctatatacacacacgtttcACTGTTTGTCAgagtctccatcatctcctgGTGCTCTGACTTCAGAAGCCTGTGAGCCTCCTGCTCTTTCTCACACTGCAAGAGAGTCTCACAGAGCTGGTTCCCCATGTCCTCCACTGTGTCTCGCAGTGTCTTCACCTGGTCTGTCAGGTCagacttctcctcctccagcttaGTGATGGTCTCCACAGCCTTCTGGTGTTTCTCCTCAGTTTCAGACAGGGAGACCTGAAAAGAACAACAATTAGTACTTATTGactttatttccttttacacacacattcagatatttTAAATACTGACCCATTACTCATGAGAATATCTTCAGCTTCAGAAAATCAGTCGTAGCTTCATGAGAAGAAtatttaccttcagtaactttTCATAGTTCGTCAGATTCTCCATCATTCTATGGAACTCGGACTTCAGATCCCCGTCTTGCAGTGCCTTCACCTGGTGTATCAGGTCaaacttctccttctccagctgagtGATGACCTTCATAGCCTCCTGCTGTTTCCACACAGATGTAGTAATAAGTAGGATATTTTAACTACTTCAGTCATCTCAAGTACATTTGTAAGACATTTCCCCCACTGGCAATAGGAAAACTTTTATCTTCCTTCCTCTGAGTTGGCAGATTGAAAAGGGAAGTCCTGTAATCAACACTGAGGGAAAGACCCTCATGACCCCAGACATGTCATAAAAGCTGCAATTAAAACAATTCACAGAAAAAAGTAAGATCTTCATATCATAGGAAActtgatgtgtttttttccccacaatcgACAGAGATTGATAAATAtccaataaaatgtttaatagttttacaaaaataaaggaTGTCATGACAAATGTAAGCCTGATATTAAGGAAATATTTGATTTTGCAATGTTGCAggaacatttataaatgttctaagcatttagaaaaacaaagtgtTTTGAAAGCATTTTGGTGGATAacctaaaataaaatcataaaaaactGAAAGAACTTTAATGTAGTGTTGAGAGACGGTGCAGAGATTTggcctttatttaaaaagagaCTACAATGTGGCATCAGTGGAATAAAACATTGGAGTGTGAATGGTGTAAATATGAGCCTGCAGTTCTGCTGTTAGTAAGAGACTGGAAATGTACACTATAGGGTTAAAGTTAGGAGCAGAACAAACTTACCATCATCTGGTCCTGATGAACCTTTGTGGACTGGACCAGAGCCGGTTCCGTGGCCTGCTCACACACTGGAcctaaatgcaaaaaaacagagccatcatcacacatcatccttTCTTGTTGAAGTGCTGAATTGCACATAAACAGTATTTTCATCACTTCTGATCTGAAGCTCTACAGCACAACTATTCCCACTTTTTCACGCGCCTCCAGAATAAAAACCACTTTCCTGATGGTCAGTATCTACATGTCTACTGCGGGTTTGGGCTTAAGgacacactgacagattttATTCCACATTCATGAAGCTAAAATCCTCCATGttccaggacagagagagagagagtgatttcaCCCATCGGTGCATCTTTCAAGCAGCGCGAGCGCCGGACACAATCTGGGTCACGGATATTAGCACGTGCGTCGCTACACCCATTTCACCGGGGCACGTGCCCCAGTACAATATCATCTCTTATTCGATTTTTTATTATTCGACAAGTGCGAAAATTAGTCACAGCAACACCACTTTCACCTACACTACCTCTTGATAAACTCGCTCGGTCACGCACGTGAACTGCGCATGTCATGAACTGAAACACTGCACGCGCACTCAGCTCTCTGTCAGTGCATCGGCGCGTGAGGAAACAAGAGGTAGAGTAACAGGCTACATCTGAAAGTGAAGAAAGATTCCAAATAATAAGAGGAACTAATTGAAGCGATATTTTATTCCTGACTTCTGTAGATGGACATCCGAAAGTTCTCTTTACCAAGCAGAGGTAGAAGAACAGAGAGCCGAGATGGGAGTGAGAGGTAAGACGTCAGgttactaaaataataaaacaagctATCAAGCTAGCACAAGCTTTTGTAGGTCTGTGGCTGGGTGCAAAAGATGCCTTGGTTTTCTAACTTTCACACCTATGGGGTCATTCCTAACTTTGAACAAATGATTTCCTTACCCCATTTTAGCTCCATGTATTTTCAATGCTAATGATAAAAGCTAAGTGAAGGAGCGATGTTCTACACTTTGTAGAGCTGTAGTTGTGAACAGTCTCTCATTCAGTGTGCTGAGACGGTCAATGGAGCAGGACAGGCTTCACCTGCTGTCTTCTCAGTGGAGATGGAGGAGCTTTGTACATTGAGTCACAGTAAAGACGATAGACGGTACAGTTTCATCTCCAGAAATGAAGCAGCTCATTTACGACTCAGTGTTGGACACGAGAGGCACTCAGCCTACAGGACAAGACTTTCTGCACGTTTTCTTTACTCTTTTACTAGCTAGAAACTTTATTGGACATGGTTGACATCAATAAATCTTCTTAAGGCTACCTTTACATGGTTGTTTGTTCTATTTGTGGCTTCATTCAGAGTACATACATTAGGCATTCAAGAAAATGTGGAGTGTTGTGGAGCCTGTGCACCGGAATACATTTATAGCTAGCAACAGCCCTGCCTCTTAGAAGATGGAGAATTATCAGTGGGTGAAGAGTTTGGGGAAGTGGGAGGTGCTGGAGGTGGAGGATTTGGAGCAGGAGCTGAGGGAGCAGGGGTTCAGGTTCTTCAGGAAAACCATTAAGAGTCGGCTCAGGTTGAAGAGGGACCCCAAGAGTAGTAGGCAGGTTATCCAAAAGTGCCAGCAGGTGACTGGCCAGTTCAGTGGCCAGGAGTCTCACCATGTGACAGAGTTGCCGATATTCGTCCAGAGAGAGATGTCGGGGCCTTTGACCTAGAAAATTGTTGGTCCATGATTCTGgcgtaaataaaatattaaaaaaagagcaCAGTCTTTTAATAAAAGTGAATATGTCCTCgctaaaacagaaaaacaagttggaaaaaacacagaaaatgtaGAAACCTTTAGCTTAAGTGAGAGAACGCCATAATCCTTCAGACTTAAGCGACACTGAAGATATGAATGGCTGAGAGAGCATaagatcattttttttaatttaaaattaatataaaacttttatatactataatatacaaAAAACATATCACAATATAGGGAATAAGGCCTATCCTATGTGAATAAGAGGTAACTTACCCACATAGAAGGATGGAGGTAAGACTGTCTCCCATGggaaggaataaaaaacaaacaaaaaaaaaacaaaccagtgTCCAGCGCTCTCCAAGATGGAAGTTGAGTGTGAGTGGTTTGGAGATGATGTTGTTGAGGTACAGTTGCCAGGCTGGGTTTATAGGAGATGTGGGCCAGGTTAAATCCAAATGGAAAAAGACCATCTTAGTGGCTGATATTAATTgaaacatgggggaaaaaaaataggtGAAAGCACTGAATGGCAGGCCAGCATAAATGTGATGGACAGGTGAAAAAAATATGGATAGGGACCTAAAAGGGTAAAGGGCTTGAAGCAGGGGAGAAGATTAACTAAACTAACAAACTGACCAAATCCTaacttataaataataaataaataaactgattcAAATTAAACCAAACTAAACTAAGAAGCAGAGCTAGTAAGTTTACCACATTACCACTTAGGCAATGAGTGAAAACTAGGTAAATAAGGATAGCATCCTTTCCTTAAAGAACGGTGGAAATTCTTAGTATCCTACTGTAAGTAATTGCCAGGCAACCACCATGAGCCtcacaaaaaagtacacaaGTATATGGAACATTATAATGTAGGTTAtaagtgtaataaaaaataaaatgtttttggttttaaatAGGTTCCTGAAGGTATAATTAGCAAGGCCTAAAGTTCAGTACCTACTAACACACAGGCCTTGTACAGGCCTGCAGACAGCATGTCACATGAGTTTCAGCTATAGATGAAGGTTAAAGAAAGGGGGTTGTTTTTGAGGCGGAAAAAATTAGTTACCATCAAAACAATCCCAAAAATAGATGAAACCAGTAAGGTTGGGTAACTGGGCtagaatgtgtatatatactgagGGATTTGTGCAGCATGactgtgtatttgagtgccaaTTTCGGTGACATTTTTTCAATAAAGCCGTTTGCTTCCTTtcatccaagcctggaggagttctctgtttatttttcctgcatttataataaataaaatctatgaCTTTTGAAAATACTGGTAATTGAAGAAGACTCCAGAACCACCCTGAAGTGTTCACTCAGAGACGCACTCCGAATTTCGACAGCACTAAGCTTCATTTCTCTCATCTCAAAGGCAGCACGATCATGCACAGagttataaaaacaaaagtcaATCAGTATTCTAGATTTGACAAAGGCTGTGAATAATGCAGTAACATCATGACCTAGAAGTTTCTCCATGTTGTTTGTCCTGCTGACATGGATGGCCAGTTTTCCCAGACCCAAGATAAAATTTAGCAGCTGACAAGTAAAACGCTTCCTGTGAACATACTTAAAACCAAAGATAAAAGTCTCCATTGAAAAAGTTTccttattttaaattattaaatttaaattataaatagtgGTTTCAATCTAAGACATGGAGTAAAAGCGTGATGAACCATTTCCCTGTTAAAACAAAAAGGACATTCTGCTCCAACCTCAGGgtttaaaactgaaataaaagcaTTAACAGCAATGCAGAACTCTCCACTGCAAGTCTCCTGCTCTTTTAGTTAATGGTGGCTTATACAGGGATCTCCATTCtgcttttacatttatatttagtcTGAGTACACTGAGCCAGGGCATATCAACCTTATCTAATCcctttctgttaaaaaaacatgacaagctTTGTACAAACTTTTCCCTGTGGCATGCGAGAAGTCTAAAGCCATAGATTTTCCAACTTCCAAGAATGGCCCTGTGCAGTCCTCCAGTTTAGGCCGGATGGTTACGCTGTGAAAGATGTCTCTGGGGTTTGGGGTAGACGTCCCGCTGCAGTGATCCGCAGCAGAGTTCTTTCTCAGCTGTTAGAGTGTCTTTCCATTTGACAGCAGCTGAGCGAATGCTCCTGTGGACCTGATGTTCAGGCGTGCAGCTACCTCCTCTGTGTTCCTGAAGTCTGCTCCTGCTAGGTTTGCTAGGTGCAAAAAAGTGATCGTCCTTGATTGCTGTAGTGTCCCGTCCTGTAGTGTCCCATCCTCTAGTGTCCCGTTAAGTCCAGGAAAGGAGCAGTTGCTGTTTGAGATGTTGAACCACACAGATTAGCAGTTCTTTTAGAAGCCAGTGAAGAGAGTGGGTTCTGTTGGCCCTCTGCAGTGTGAAAAAAGTGCCAGACTTCAAAAAGATTTTTATGAAAACCTGGTAACCTGCTAGTGTCCAGCTTTGGTGAGTTCAAGGTGAGTTCCACGGACTACAACTAGGAACGGCTAAACCACGTTCCAAAAAGATACTCCAGTTCTTTATGCATGATTTCGCGTTTGGCTGGGTTAAGTTGATAAAGGATACAGCATTAAAACATCCATATCACTTTACTATTGTTGGattacaaatttataaaatgttaaatctaggtTCCAACATAGTATATAAACTGAAAAAGTTATGTACATTGGGTTTTACATTTTGAGGTAAAGATGATGACATTCTAAGAAGATCAAGTCTGGCAGGCCAGGTGTCTGAGACATTAACCTTTTGTCTGTATGTACTTCCTGACCAGCGGGCAGGGTCCCAGGTTAAATGTGAATGCTAGCCTCAaggccaggctgtgcctttGTCTCTATGATAATGTGAAGGTCTGGGTGATACGGTCAGGCTGATTGGATTAGCACCTATGCATTTGAATgacactgttatgctgatgagcTTAGGGCTGGGGAAATTCCGTTACCGGGCTGATTCCTGTACTGCAGTTGCAGACTTTGTTTAGATTGTGACCTCTATGTGTATCCCTCCCCCTGGAAAAGTATAAATTCTACAGTGCTGAAACTATAGTCAGACTTGGATGACTACAGCGATGCACAGTGAGTTCTCAATAGGGCTGGGAAAGTTAACGCGTTATTGTCACGTTAACTCATTAATTCCGACAAATATTTTATCGCACGTTaatgcagtttttattattttgtaaataattaagTCTGTTGCTCActggctctgaatacacacacagacaaaccacAGGTGATGGGAGGTTTGGGATCTCGTTTCGTATTGGCTTGGGATAAAGGTGATGACGTGTCGGAACCAATGAGAGCATTTGGGATGAGCGGAAGTGTACTGCGGCGCTGACAGGAATCGGAAGAGAAGTAGAAGCGGCAGATAAACAAACACGTAGGCAGGCaagcatggagagagagagagagagagagagagagttaactCGCATAAACTCATGCGATTATTcacgattaaatattttaatcgattCACAGGCCTAGTTGTCAATAAAGAGTAACTTCTGCTTGAAAGATATCCCAACGTCTCCTGGTCTCTGCTTCGACAAGGAAAAAGTTTCCAACACTATCATGCTGTAAAACTTCTGTGAGGGTACATCACTAAATATGGAGGGaaactaattaattaaagccacaatatttttgcactgaAGGTCAGATAAATGAGCAACAGACAACAAGAGACCATCAGTCTCTAGAGTTCTGAGAATTGACGAGTCGACCACCTAACTGTGTTGAAGGTTGATTGACCAAGTGTTTGTCAGACTCCGCAATGAAAGTTACTGCTACAGAACTGGAAGACCATCCACAGGCATTTCCCGATCTAGAAATGGCTTTAACATATTTATGACACATGACGCTTGCATTTCCAATCTGGCGTTTCAATGACAATCAGTTTGACTCAACTTCACCTCCATTACATACGGACCTAAAAACTTTGATGACCGAGCAGAAGAGACCAAGAACAGATAAAAGAACAAGCACTTTGTCACCAACTTTAAATTCAGGAGACACTGATCTTCGGGCAAAACGCCACCTAATCTTAGCTTGGGACTTATCTAGCATTTCCTTTGCTACCTCGCATGCTCTGTGCCACCGCTAACAAAAAGGACTGGTATAGTCCAAGACCTTTTTATGTGGCTCTACTTTATTAGACATGAAAGTCCCCTTTAATACTTTTAATGGGCCTCTTACAGAATGTCTAAACTAGCTCTGCTGGACTGAACCCCAAAGACTCCTGACTGGTTTCTCGAGCAGCAAAACCACAGCACACCCTTGTCCCAGTGTTCGACTGTCCAAGCAAAACTTCAACATAGATTTAAGGGACTGGTGAAATTGTTCTAATGCTCCTTGTGACTCTGGGTGGTACGGACCTGACATTTGATGTTGCACCCCTAGCGTTTGACTAATCTGTGAGAACATAGAAGTAGTTAGATCCTCTGTCTGTTTGCACTAACCTTGGAAGGCCAAATGTAGTAAAGAACTTTGAAGGTGCTTTTGCTACAGTCTGTGCTGTAATTTGGTGTAGTGGAATTGCTTCTGGAAATCTTGTAGCTGTACACATACAGTGAggtaaaaaatgatttgatcccctgctgattctgtacgtttgcccactgacaaagaaatgatcagtctaattttaatggtaggtttatctgaacagtgagagacagaataacaacaaaaaaatccactaaaatgcatttcagaaaagttctacattgatttgcattttaatgagtgaaataagtatttgatcccctatcagaaagatttctggctcccaggtgtcttttatacaggtaacgagctgagattacagtaggagcactctcagggagtgctcttaatctcaatcagattccaaactctccatcatggccaataccaaagagctgtccatgaatgtcagggacaagattgtagacctacacaaggctggaatgagctacaagaccatcgccaagcagcttggtgagaaaaGCTCACCtctgcaagatctcacctcatggagtttcaatgatcatgagaacggcgaggaatcagcccagaattacactggaggattttgtcaatgatctcaaggcagctgggaccacagtcaccaagaaaacaattggtaacacactacgccgtgaaagactgaaatccagtagcacccgcaacgtccccctgctaaagaaaacacatgtacaggaccatctgaagtttgccagtgaacatctgaatgattcagaggagaactgggtgaaagtgttgtggccaaatgagaccaaaatccagctctttggcatcaactcaactgtttggaggaggaggaatgctgcctatgactccaagaagaccatccccaccgtcaaacatggaggtggaaacattatgctttgggggtgtttttctgctaaggggacaggacaaccgcaccgcatcaaagggacgatggatggGGCCATGgaccatcaaatcttgagtgagaacctccttccttcagccagggcattgaaaatgggtcgtggatggatattccagcctgacaatgacccaaaacacacggccaaggcaacaaacccagaccttaatcccatagaaaatctgtggagggagctgaaggtcCGAGTTGCCAAACGTCAGCCAcaaaagaggagtgggcccaaattccttgaggtgtgcgcaaacctggtggccaactacaagaaatgtctgacgtctgtgatttccaacaagggtttgccaccaagtactaagtcatgttttcaaagggatcaaatacttatttcactcaataaaatgcaaatcaatgtagaacttttctgaaatgtgtttttctggatttttttgttgttattctgtctctcactgttcagataaacctaccattaaaattacagactgatcatttctttgtcagtgggcaaacgtacaaaatcagcaggggatcaaatcattttttccccctcactgtAGTAGTGAGTAAAACTGATTTCCTGCTTTTGTTTTGGGCAAAGGACCTACACAGTCTACCAACAACTTTTAAAAAAGGTTCTCCCATCACAGGAATAGGGTGTAAGGGGGCAGGAGGAATCACCTGGTTTGGTTTTCCTCCCTTTTGACACGTCTTGCATGAAGCACAATATTTAACTATGTATTAACTACGTGTAACTGTGGCCAGAAAAAATGTTTCAACATTTGATTATATATGTTTTGGTGATCCCCAAGTGTCCAGACCAGAGATGATCATGGGCTACACTCAGAACCAAGTGTCGATACCTTAAAGGAACCACAGGCTTCTGAAAAACAGCATCCTTAATCTCATTTAGTCCACTTATGAATCAACAAACCGTCATCTAGAAAGAAAGCCACTTGTTTCTTGTCCACTTCATTCATGTCAGGTACAGCAGTAAAGAAGGACCGTAAACTCTCGTCACAGTGTTGTGCagaaattaattcatttctagTAAGACGTTTACTAGACAAAGGCAGGCCTGTAAGCAGCTGCGTTTTAACATCTGGTTTAACCAATTTCACAGGGGTTTCTTGTGTTAAAAATAAGTCAGAAAGATCCAAAACATCACTAGAATATTTTGCCTTGGACTGTGTTAcaacacatgaaataaaaacctCTGGAAGCTTCTCTGCCAGATCATTCCTCACAGACTTTAGATACTTCCACTACTGGAACAACTTTCCCACCAGCTAGGTCATTACCTAGAATTAATTCTACCCCAGTAACTGGTAAAACTGGCTGAACTCCAACCTTAACAGCACCAGTCACAACACCAGACTTCAGAGATACATAATTTAAGGGAACGTGGACATACCTCATCTCTAAGCCCTGGCAAAGAGCATAAGATTCTCTAAATGTTTGTTCTGATAGAGGAAGTAAACCGCCACAAATAAAAGACTGATCTGCTCCAGTGTCACATAAAATTACAATCTCCTGTTCCTTACCATCCGAAATAAACACTACAACGAGAAAGCAAGCACTCATCTTGTCAGGAACTAcggggacagttccctgccagaccaccagagggtgTGCTCGCAGGTGATTCATCATAGCCTGCTTTTTTTGTATTCCCCACGTGTTTTGTGCCACACCCCTCCTATTGTTCTGCTTTCCCGCCAtctcacctgttccccatttaccCTAATGTTCTCTCCTAAATATCAGCccttttgtacctgtctttgtCAGTCATTGAAGAGTCCTTCTAGTAAATGTGGAGCAATTTAAACATGCACCTAAAGCATAAGTTTAGCACTCCTGTCAGAAAAATGTGATTCACCAAAAGAAAGACGACATGCATTCACAACAATGGGCACGTTTCACAGATCACTCTGAACAAGATGATactgattttacatttttttctgtgaattGTTTTAAATGCAGCTTTTGACATGTCTGGGGTCATGAGGGTCTTTCCCTCAGTGTTGATTACAGGACTTCCCTTTTCAATCTGCCAACTCAGAAGAAGGAAGATAAAAGTTTTCCTATTGCCAGTGGGGGAAATGTCTTACAAATGTACTTGAGATGACTGAAGTAGTTAAAATATCCTACTTATTACTACATCTGTGTGGAAACAGCAGGAGGCTATGAAGGTCATCactcagctggagaaggagaagtttGACCTGATACACCAGGTGAAGGCACTGCAAGACGGGGATCTGAAGTCCGAGTTCCATAGAATGATGGAGAATCTGACAAACTATGAAAAGTTACTGAAGGGAAATATTCTTCTCATGAAGCTACGACTGATGTTGTGAAGCTGAAGATATTCTCATGagtaatgagtcagtatttaaaatatctgaatgtgtgtgtaaaaggaaataaagacaataagcactaattgttgttgttttcaggtCTCCCTGTCTGAAACTGAGGAGAAACACCAGAAGGTTGTGGAGACCATCACtaagctggaggaggagaagtctGACCTGACAGACCAGGTGAAGACACTGCGAGACACAGTGGAGAACATGGGGAACCAGCTCTGTGAAAATCACTTGAAATGTGATGAGCTAGAGAATGCAAGTGAGAAGAAACTTTCATTAAACAGCTCCTTTATGAGGACTTCTCATGTTCAGTGTGCGCGCGCATACTTGTTTTTTTAgagaca from Hemibagrus wyckioides isolate EC202008001 linkage group LG10, SWU_Hwy_1.0, whole genome shotgun sequence carries:
- the LOC131360641 gene encoding uncharacterized protein LOC131360641, with product MDQQFSRSKAPTSLSGRISATLSHGPVCEQATEPALVQSTKVHQDQMMQEAMKVITQLEKEKFDLIHQVKALQDGDLKSEFHRMMENLTNYEKLLKVSLSETEEKHQKAVETITKLEEEKSDLTDQVKTLRDTVEDMGNQLCETLLQCEKEQEAHRLLKSEHQEMMETLTNSETSPWLKLMKNTRKLWRPSPSSTKRHSGGHGEPAS